The following DNA comes from Harpia harpyja isolate bHarHar1 chromosome 20, bHarHar1 primary haplotype, whole genome shotgun sequence.
AATCTATATAATTTCTTTAAGAAGATGAGCACTTGTAGTCTGAGCGTGTTTGGTTTGGATTCTGAAAGTGCTTCAGTCTTGGGCATCCAAGATCTGAATTTCACTTTATGCCCCCTTAGAGAGTGTTGAGCTGGAATAAGGGAATAAGGCCTCTGAAATACTCATGGTTTTGGAACTGGGACAGTGTACCTATAGGAGCACTTCTGGTTGTGGGGGGAGCAAGCCTAAAAACGTGGAGCTTTTTGCTGATTCCCAAGCAGAAACAATGGCAGGAACAAAAGGATAACAACctactttttccccttccctaatCTTTCACACACCTCTAAAGCCAAATGAATACTGTGCACCCACATTTCTGTCCCTTCTGTGGTCTGCACTCATCCTCTGGGGAAGACATCCCTAAAACAACTGACCAAGGTACCTCTACTGCCGTACCCAGCATCTCTGCATTAAACAGGTGCTTCCTACAGTGCCACTGCCTTCTCTGTGAGTCCAGGTTTCTGCTGCCATGCTGGCCAGAAACTGTTGCAGACCAAACCAAAGACAAATGAGTTTTCTGGGTGGTCGTCATgcaaaataactgttttgtttctcctttgtgTCTAAAATCTGCATCATGTTCCCAACAGCACCCTCATTCcccctttctctgctttctttgttCCCTGCTTCATATCACACActgaaaatgaaagtaaaattggGATTTGTGCTCTTGCTTTGGACAGTTTTTAACTTCGGGTCTCTCCTGAGATAACTTAACAAGCAACTGAGCAAACCACAGTTTATCAACTATTTCTTACTATTGGTCTTCAACTCGGAGACTTacgtatttttaaatattcataaatgtaaaatattcatGTTTAGTTGGTATAATTCCTTAACAAGTATTAACTTAATGTTTGACgtaatgtttaaaacaaaatccagaacTGTGTaatttctggaatattttaaaaatgccttgGTCTAAGCACAGACATCAACATGTAAAAGATGAACAATGCCTACTCTTACTCTGTTGCTTGGTTTAAAAACAATCACCCCTTCTCCTCAAAGGTGCTAGCTAGATAACAGCAGACAGCGATTATTCAATCTGTGTTGCCAAGTACCTTAGGATTTCTTTCCAGTGTATCTTCAGTCTGATACAGCATAACCTCTTGTCCTGAGGCTGTCAGATTAACCCACACCTGTAGACAGGGATAAGGAAAGATATCCTCATCCTCTGAGCCTTCGCTGTTTGGGCAGAGAACTTTGTCCTTGATGTTGGCTTTGAGTACCTTGCACACAGTTTCTGTTGTCCAGAcactacaaaaccaaaacaaaaggtATTGCTTTTAAGTGTGTTAGCAACATCTGGTACGAGTTGCATGCTGGAGATGCATCTGTGTGTGCCAGCTCTAAATGGTGGCATGGGTGGAGTTCATGGCTGCTTGATCCTGGTGCGGTGAACTTTGCCCACCCTGAATCAATGGCTGCACCTGAAGAAGGGGTGCTATAGCAAAGCAGTgcaggaaagcatttttttttgttgttgctgctgttgtttgttACACATTCTGTGGTTTGAAGTTAGATTCTAACCCCATCTGTAATCAGCTGTGAGTGTtattcaagaaacaaaaattgcTATGGATTTTAATGTTTGGTAGTAAGTATTTGGAAGTGCAGTGAACTTGATGTCTCAGAAATACTTTGACTAATTTCATTCAGTAATCCTCAGAACTCAGATGAGTTCCCatgtttttccccccttctccttttctttattaCATGGACCTTTTGCATGAATAAGTAGCAGGATTTTGGCTGgcaaaagttcatttttttgctgttacttATCCCTGTTTCTCGAGAGTTACTCTTTTATTACTGATAACATAGTAAGCTTTTGCTTACAGCAGTACAcggtggcaaaaaaaaaaagaaatagtctcGCTCTAGTTCTTACACTAATCTTTTTACATGCAAATGTCTTTTGTAATAGAATCAGGaggctggaaaataaataaaacaaatgtgaaTTACTCTGTTTTAAAGATaatgtttttcaaacatttttgagCTTAAAGGTGCTCTTAGCAAGAAGAATGAGGTGCATGTACTTGCTTTATCAAAATCTTCAAGCATGAAAAACTGAGCTGCACTCTTCATCTTGTTACTTTGGTTTTTTGCAAATTGATTTTGTGTGTGGAGACAGAacttgcaaaatgaaataaaaatgcgGGTAATAGTAACTTCTTCAGCATTCATTGTATTCTGCAGCATTTGCTGTGGTAGACTGGCCTGTTTGAAGCTGCTAGTTTCTCGTGATGGTTGATTTGGAAGTTAGATACAGATTCTTGACTGAACAATTTTACCATGACTTCTGTTGCTCAAGTTTTtatagttttattaaaaacaacacACCCTCCTGCATATGGaaaagcgctttttttttttttttttcatttattgtattgggtctggctgagatggagttaattctccccatagcagccctcatagcactgtgctctgcatcagtagctagaaaggtgttgataacacaccagtgttttggctactgctgagcagtgctggcacagcatcaaggctgtctccccaacatttttgcccccccccgaatggcaggctggggcagggcaagatctcaggaggggacataaccaggacagctgacctaaactaaccaaacagatattccataccatatgatgtcagctcagatataaaagctaagtaaagggagacggaaggggggcatttttgtcttccagagcaaccactatgcgtactgaagccctgcttcccaggaagtggctagacatcgcctgctgatgggaagtagagaataatgtcatttttttttctttgctttcgtgcgcgaccttggctttcactttattaaactgtccttatcttgatctacgagccttttgttatattttctcccccctgtccagctgagaagggggagtgatagagcggctttggtgggcacctggcatccagccagggtcaacccactacatttATGCAAGACTTAGCTTTCCATTATCAAGCTTTGATAAGCATggtggggttttattttacatgttttcatagtaaatgttttgttttagtcTGTTCTCATTCTAGCCCTGAAGATGATCAGTCCCTCTTTCTTGTTCTTACCTGTAAATGCCTGATGACTTCTTggcttacttttttctttctcttttattctgtCTTACGTTCTTGAAGAGCTCATAAGAATTTATTGTTTATTTATTGTACAATGTACTAACATATATTTCAGCACTGTTTTAATAACTGTATTTGAtgcagacaggaaaaagaaatagctttgtGTTCATAAACAAATGGCTGTTATTACCTTTTAGTGTAGAATGGCACAATGGTGATCCCAATGAAGAAGTACATCATCGTGGAGCACGCGACCATTCCCAGTCCCAGGCACAGGGCTCTTGTCTCCCCCCGCTTCTGTGCAGTCACCAACTTTTTTCCCAACATAATTTAGAGTTGTGAAATCTGAACAATCTCTTTCtggtataaaataaaatacagaagggaCAGGGAAAAGGTGACTAGGATTGGTTACAGGTATTGCAGTTGTGTAACAAGTTTCTGGAATATAATGTATCCCATGGAGGAACAGTCCCATTTTTGCAAAaactagaatttaaaaaaaagttactgtgctTTTTGTTATCAGTAGACTCCTTTTTTACTTTCTGATATTTACCATAGAGTACTTTAAAAACTGTGCATGTGGGGAGGCTAGCAGATGGGGTAGGAAAACCTGATTACTTCTGGGGAGAGTTCTGTTAAGGCCTGATTGTCCCCAGCCTTAATTCAGTCTATTTTATGTTGCTGCTTCTCTGAAGTAAGAGATAGTGTGTTGTGGATTGGTAAAGGCTGTGTGAAGGGAAAATCTTCCCACAGTAGAACCCTTCTTACATTATCCATTATATTCTGGATTAGTCTGAAATGTggttgttttatttcaaaagagc
Coding sequences within:
- the KCNMB1 gene encoding calcium-activated potassium channel subunit beta-1 — encoded protein: MLGKKLVTAQKRGETRALCLGLGMVACSTMMYFFIGITIVPFYTKSVWTTETVCKVLKANIKDKVLCPNSEGSEDEDIFPYPCLQVWVNLTASGQEVMLYQTEDTLERNPKCSYVPGKSENSKEVKARIETIASNFKKYQTFPCYYDPGGTQTNVILSRLYPPKGLLFAFLWPTLMFTGGCLIIVLVKISQYVSVLSAWQ